The following coding sequences lie in one Sorghum bicolor cultivar BTx623 chromosome 6, Sorghum_bicolor_NCBIv3, whole genome shotgun sequence genomic window:
- the LOC110436439 gene encoding spidroin-1-like: MTDQVSPVYKGIRKKDKGFVDVTKGIDIVQVKVHSAKAGLSLERDRREKEGDLGTGGSSAAEKSFAWGGAAAAARSAWWRGCSRSPRRGEHDFTDGAGSLSLASRLLVHVPWLGAEDVAARWGAGREGEGQGASRSPCEGGTVGAADAEVRARLGRGSLDSFQRRSRRRGSEQRHDRGVATRLGLRWRGRHGGDVAVLGLEGEDGAVDDVACSSALRRLGVGVVNAGGAEVVGVPALGEGEADAAWLDGAPGGVVTRRSSRCGGRWRALSGVAVRGQSGVRGKLGAALGSASRRLGSGCRGRGSARPASGLDVGAGASRCLARWTAAAARGQEWSRGRRRPWLL, encoded by the exons ATGACTGATCAAGTATCACCGGTATACAAAGGTATAAGAAAGAAGGACAAGGGTTTTGTCGACGTCACGAAGGGCATCGACATAGTTCAAG TGAAGGTTCACAGCGCGAAGGCCGGTCTCAGTCTGGAACGCGACAGAAGGGAAAAAGAAGGGGACTTAGGCACTGGTGGCTCATCGGCGGCAGAGAAGAGCTTCGCGTGGGGTGGTGCTGCCGCTGCTGCACGTTCAGCTTGGTGGAGGGGGTGTTCGCGATCACCACGGCGAGGTGAGCACGACTTCACGGACGGTGCAGGGTCCCTGAGCTTGGCGTCACGACTGCTCGTTCACGTCCCATGGCTTGGCGCGGAGGACGTCGCGGCAAGGTGGGGCGCTGGGCGTGAAGGCGAGGGACAGGGTGCGTCGAGGTCGCCGTGCGAGGGTGGCACCGTTGGCGCGGCTGATGCCGAGGTGCGCGCGCGGCTCGGCCGGGGCTCCCTGGACTCGTTCCAGAGGAGGTCGCGGCGTCGTGGCTCGGAGCAGAGGCACGACCGCGGCGTCGCGACGAGGTTGGGGCTGCGGTGGCGAGGACGACATGGAGGCGATGTCGCAGTGCTTGGGCTCGAAGGCGAGGACGGGGCCGTGGACGACGTCGCGTGCAGCTCGGCGTTGCGGCGGCTCGGCGTTGGCGTCGTGAACGCCGGTGGAGCAGAGGTGGTCGGGGTCCCCGCGCTCGGCGAGGGCGAGGCCGACGCAGCGTGGCTCGATGGAGCACCGGGCGGCGTCGTGACGAGGAGGAGCTCGCGGTGCGGTGGTCGATGGAGAGCTTTGTCGGGGGTCGCAGTTCGCGGACAGAGCGGCGTCCGCGGCAAGCTCGGAGCCGCGCTCGGCTCGGCGTCGCGGCGGCTCGGCAGCGGATGCCGGGGACGGGGCTCGGCGCGGCCGGCGTCGGGGCTCGACGTCGGGGCAGGGGCTTCGAGGTGCTTGGCTCGGTGGACGGCAGCAGCTGCGCGAGGCCAGGAATGGAgcagagggcggcggcggccatggctttTATAG